The DNA window ttttggacATAAATTAAATGTTGGAGTATTTTAACTTTTACTACTCTATCTGCTCTCTTCTACTATTTTATCTCATCTCcatatttaattcactaaaccGAGACAAAGGAAACAATTACAAccgaaaaataaaatcaagcataTCCTCTCTCAGTGATCCATATGATCTCGCTATATGCTCTTTTATTAACAAATGACATTGGCTCATTTGCAATATTCTTATTGATGTAATGAAGATAAAATcaacatattttttaaattattgtagtattaaataaattttactaaatttacaattttttatgTCACGCCTCAACCCCTCTCACATAtattcttaaaataaataaatcccagAAATTTTAAAGCTATTAATCCACATGTCAAATGAAACACTCATATCAGATACATTTAAAAACCAACATCTATTTATATCAACGATATCTATGAGCCACGATccaatatatataaatttcaccTTTAATTTCATATTACAATTATCAAACTTATTCTCCAAccaatacatataatcataaGCATTAATAATCATAAATATTTTCACATCCATATGTATATGCATCTCTGTCCAGCTTATTATTCTATGACAAATCAAGCCCGGTATCTGCTCGAGATTTCTAATAtgccaatatgatttgacccatatatcccaatatgattgacccaaAGGTCCCATTgtgattgacccgaaggtcccaatatgatttcaGATTCAGAGCGAGACtatcacagatcctctttaatttAGTGATTCAAATAGTCCAAATGTCATATAAAAACATATTCATTACTGTAACACTCCAACCCCTTCGACttatattttgataataaacaacttatattttgataataaacaaatactccctTTAATTCCACACTACACAAATATCAAACATATTCTTTAaccaatacatataatcagaaataaTATCATAACAATTTCATATctataggtccatgatcaattgagatttttaggctaattgagaaatgagatgcaacatcagccactcatttttattaaatgagtggtccagattttgcccaaaaaaaatatttttagattaatttattatgaaatggTATAATGGTAAATTTAgttaaaaacaaatgaaaactaaCTTCTCCCCtctcattcttcttcccttacgCCTCCACCTTCTGCTCATCTCCTCATCCACTCTTTTTCGACCCTTCTCGCTGATTCTCCACCTCAAATCACGGCAACGCTCCTCCTCACCCCGTCACCAGCTCCTTCCTCGCCGGAGACGCCGCCGGAGGTGGAATCCCTAGCTCGCCGTCCGACGCCTCGAGCAGATAGCCTAGATCCGGCCGCGATTCGCCGGAATCCGACACCAATTCGACGATTCCTTCCTCAACCTCTCCGGATTCGCCGCAATCCGACGCTGATTCGACGATTCTTTCCTCAGCCGCTCCGGATCCGTGACTGGAAGTGGGAGATGTAGTGATTTCCTCCTCGAAACTCTTCATGAACGAGTCGAGGTCGTGGATGGAAGTGCAGAGATCGGAATCCTCGTCGATTTCGTCCAACAGATCCTCCCTCAGCCGCTCCACCTTCGGCGAGTCAATCTCCTCCGACTCCGTCTCCGTTTCTGTTATGGAATTATCAATTAAGCTATTGCATAGTTGTATACTATGATGCTTAGAGAAGATTAAGTCAAATAgctgttattttttaattacaataattgtttttgagttgttgacaatATATACAAGCTtttgacaagctgttgacatttgatatacaagctgatacattttactataagttgttgacatttgatatataaGTCGGTGACACTATGAcaactatggtgcatatcgtgtcaacggcacatacatatcatgtcaactacacatacaagccatgtcaactgtgttacaagccatgtcaattacacgtacaaccatgtcaactgcacatagaaaccatgtcaacaacaattataagtcatgtcaactagacatataagccatgtcaacaatccgacacattaaaacacgaaatgacacttatacccccgtgttgacataatgtgatagctgttgacatttagttaatcttgtggattaatggctgatattgcatctcatttctcaatgtagctaaataatctcaacctagcAGCACCCCATAACTATATGCATATGGCTCTCTGTTCAGTTCGTTGAGTTTTAGAATATGCGTGAGGGAgtataaaaagttaaaaatggTGATTTATCCCAATAGATATGCGCGGCGAAGAGTAGACTCAGAAAGAACGCAGTATTGCCAACTCAAATGCAGCTGTCACAAACCAAACATTCATAATCACTTATTGCCATTTTTTCTTGTCGGTGATATTCTACTAATTAATCTAGTTTTCGTGTCAAAACAAATGCTTCCTATTAAATACAAATTTGTTAACTTCCTATTGAAATAACTCATGGTCAACACAAACACTAATTACtctatattaatttattcatttaaGAATTTGGAGAGGCAGTTTAAACAAGAGATCATGTATTTGaagttaaaaataaataaataaaaacttaaaataTGTAGGACATCAATAACTCTTTCCTTTCAAGCAAATTAGCAAATTAATATCCATCAAAATTCAGAGATAATCCTAATTAAAACTGAAATTGAATAATTGCTGACAgccaatttttaaaaatataaaaaatattccaAAAAGTAAAATTTATTTCGATTAATATGAGTAGAAGAAGCAGAGAAAATCCGCTCTAGTCTTTTTCTTGAGTATCAGAATCAGAAGTCTCCGAATTTTCACACACTCTTCACCCTCAGAAAAACACACAATGCACGCGAAGACGGATTCGGAGGTGACGAGTCTGGCGCCGTCGTCGCCGGACAACCGTCCGCCGGTGTACTACGTGCAGAGTCCGTCGCGCGACTCGCACGACGGGGAGAAGACGACGACGTCGTTCCACTCGACGCCGGTGCTGGGGAGCCCCATGGGGTCTCCGCCGCGATCGCACTCCTCCGTCGGCCACCACTCCAGGGAGTCGTCCACCAGCCGCTTCTCTGGATCGCTCAAGCCGGGATCGAGGAAGGTATCGCCGAACGACGTCGGATCTGGGGCCAGGGGACCTCGCAAGGGCGGACAGGCGAATTGGAAGGACTGTGATGtgattgaagaagaaggattgctaGAAGATGAGGAGTCTCGGAAAGGTCTGCCGCGTAGATGCTATTTCCTTGCTTTTGTTGTCGGATTTTTTGTGCTGTTTTCGTTTTTCGCCTTGATTTTGTGGGGAGCTAGCAAACCGCAGAAGCCTAAGATCACGATGAAGGTGAGTTTCTCATTTCACTTCGCTTTTACTGATTTTTAATTGGTTGATTCTGAGCTCAGAATTAAGTGGAATTGAGAAACAAAGCTTGTTAGCTCTGTGGTTAGGATTTGATTACTTATTCTGGAaaattttttttgttcattGTGATTTGTATGGAACAATTTGTATAGTGTTTATGTTTTGGGGTGGTAGCAATGTAATTTGTTAGAATTTGAATTGCGTTGATGATGATGGATATGCACAAATGTGAATTTGTTGTGGAGCTGAGAAACAGAGCTAACAAGCTCTGTAATTAGGGTTTGGTTACTTATTGTgatgaaattgtgttgaattgTGATTGGTATAAATCAATTGCTTGGTGTTTATGATATTTGGGGGCGGTGGGATTGTAATGTGATAGAATTCAGCTATTGAATTGAGTTAATGACATTTTACTGTTATCAATCAGAGCATTGCATTTGAGAGATTCATGGTTCAAGCTGGTTCGGATTCAACGGGTGTATCGACAGACATGATCTCTGTTAACTCGACAGTGAAGCTGACCTACCGTAACACAGGCACATTTTTCGGAGTTCACGTTACCTCAACTCCGGTCGCTCTCACCTACTCGCAGCTCACCATTGGCTCTGGCACCGTAAGTCACTACTCTGTAAAACCCTTCTGAGAAATGACTCTGAGTGCCATTGAATATTTTGGTTCGTGACATTGCATTGCAGGTGAAGAAGTTCTATCAGTCACGGAAGAGCCAGAGGCACATGGTTGTGACAGTCTTAGGCGACAAGATCCCGTTGTATGGTAGTGGAGCTAGCTTAAGCACCTCGACTGGGATCACCACGCTCCCTGTGCCGCTCAAACTGGAGTTCACAGTTCGGTCGAGGGCTTCTGTTCTGGGTAAACTGGTGAGGCCGAAATTCTACAAGAAGATCGAATGCCCCATCATTTACGATGTGAAGAAGCTCAACGTGCCCATCTCCCTCAAGAATTGCACTTACAGTTAAGGGGAGGGGAGAGGAGAGGGTTGATTGAGGTAATTTCATAGCACAGCTATATGTGCTGCAGAAAGAGGGCTAtcttctttgaaattttcagaTATTTATTAATACATGGGCTTAGTTAAATAAGAACGCTATCAATTATTCATGTGTCTGTTTATATTTTACAGAAGCCATTGTGTggcttattaatttaatttatttttggtaCACATTGAATTTTGATGAATCTTCAGTTTTTGGCATAAAGGAAGTGTATGAACTTTTATAAAAGCAGCATTACCCATTATCAGCAATTCAAAACTGGTTGCTCACTTTAGTTTTCctttttatagtagtatttttatttaaataggtGCGTTCGATATATTCATGGTTGCGATGATCGACGAAATCATATGTTAGGTTTTTCGCTTTTCTGTTATTTTTTGTATAGATTCAGAGAAACTTCTCATGATGTTTTCCATATATCTGAAATCAATTGTATTAGCCATAAATCTTTTTCGAAGAATTCGAACATATGCTGCTTGCACACAACATGCTATAATCTAGTTGTGCCCGAAATGATAGAACGAACTACGTTTTTTTCTTGTTGAATTTGAAGATGTTTAGATCGTATAATTCAATTGTTCTTTCAAATCtaataaaatttgtttttcTCCATTTTCACATTGTTCATGATTCTTTTGTGAATTTTggttattaaataaatatggaGTGTTAAACAATAATGACTCGGTTGTCTATtgttctaattaaattaattgtagcaTTTGGTTTCTTAAATTGTGTTCGGATATGTAGATTAACTTAAGAATAGTAATAAATTTACATCAATTCATTACTTCTAATTGATTTTAAAGGAATTAGTATTTTACATCCTTATCCTTTTACACCTATAATTTTATCCTAGAGGAAGGTTGTTAGTGGTACTCCACTAGAACCATTACTGGTTTCAACTTATGCAAATTATTACTACATTCATTCAACATAATTTTTACGATACTGATTAAACTACACAAAACATGTAGTAAGGACGATCGAATGATCTACTTAATATATATTGCCGAGATTTATAATCAATTTGTTAAATACATTCTCTAATTATCTTTGTATTGTGAGTCGTATGTATCACTTCTATGCAAATTTCAAAATCTAAAGTTGAATTCGGATCATTGTTTAGTTCATTTGCGAACAATGTTTTGTGTTCATCATGAAATCCGTCCGAATATGTgttcaaaatattattaatgttaGCCATGATCATTACTCAAGTTCCTTCTATCTCTAACGATATATCATGATTCATGAGTTCAGTTATATTGTCGTACATGGCACTGCAATATATAAAGTACAGTAATTCAGAGTAGCAATGACATATTAGAAAGAAAAATCGAAAgaatggaaaatataaaaaattcagcTATGGTAAATGCCATATGACAGCTATACAAATCATGCATATGGCCCATTTCTATGCCCACAGCCACTCTCACTCCATTGCAACTCTTTCAAGTCCAACCCATTTTTTCGGTGGCTTTTGAGAGAatttttacttttaaattttttatttctatttttaattgatACCACTAGTTTTTatatacttttaatttttttgaaaatagaTTTTCACCCTATTAGgcataaaaatcattttatttgACTTATGGACATAGCTGAGccaatttatttgaaattaatctTATGCTAATGACATCCACTAATTTGTCAATAATGATGAATTTATTGTGAGATAACTAAGGGATTCACCACCAAAGTGTATCTTCGGAGAGAACTTTGCACCAACCGTTTGTCCCAAAAGACACAGATTAGACATCGTAGGTatgggtggcaaatcgtgcgtgttgtgtcgttatcgtgtcgacacgataacgacacgacgcgataacaacaaacacgaacacgacccattaagaaaactccaaacacgaacacgacccgctaccctcagacacgaacacgacacgaaccaattaACGACACGAATCATTTCGGGtcaacacgataacaacacatatatgaTACGACACAATAACGACACTATAATAATACGATCTGATAACACAATAGGATAAAAAACTTAAAATCTAAGTACGCTGTCTCATGGTACACGTTCAACCTAcacgttagaaaagaaacatgcagagctgagtacttgatatactcagtgagcaTATGGCTAAAAATAAGTTCCATTTAATTTGTCAGCCCtgagtgaacacggggtttttatttaaaaaggctcgagtcactaaattcctttcatttcataaaattgattgcgcaatcacataaacatagatactatatctgaacgtatgtgaaccgggaatgtggccacattccacgacggtcactggatcggccaactcgaaagctagctcacggtccccatatgtgtacactagtccgagtagggtttgcggccttattgggacccgaattcgatttaacatgttTGACATATCCAAGCAGATAGGTAATCGTAAAACAAAATATGGAGTGACAAACATATTTAAAACATATTCACATTTTCATACAAAATCACGTTTTGAAAAGAATGCCCACCTGGTTTGCTTAATCTCTCAATTGAACGTCCCTCGGCTTGGTCTCACTTGACGTGCGACGACGCCCCTTTATAACAATAAGTATACttaaattagacttaagaaactATTTATTTAGCGTGCATGCATTCCTAAGCGTGtgatcattttcattttctttttcctaaatccataaaatccTTAAGTATTAATTACAACAagcaatttaatttatttaggaATTTGCCGAATTATTCGAGCATCAGTTAAATTCCAGAAATTTTACCTTTAAATGCCGTGAAAATAAACAACGACTACCCATAATTTAATTGGCAAAACATTAGGAAAGCCTATCGACCAAATTAGACTTTTAGTCATGCTTGTATCTTTTATTTGGTGGTCCGTtctatgatttaatttatcATTAGTCCATTCTCAAATTTAATTCTCTTGGATTAAATATAAGATGGGATTAAATTTGTTGGCTAAATTCTACAATGACCAACATATGTTATGGTACAAGAATTAGAAGTCAAAGATCCAAGGGTTAATATTAGTGGCCCAAAAGAATTAAAATTGATGGTCCAAAGGAAATTAAAACCGGgcccaaattaattattttcagcCTGCCACCATCTCCGACGAATCGACGCCAACGTGCATCGATCTCTCGCCCTCTCCTCTTCGGAACAGAAAGGCAGGGCCTACTCGTGCAGATGCGGCGGCGCTCCTCTTCCTCTCGAGGCGGAGTCACCGATAGGAAGAAGGAGTCGCCTTTTCCACTCCACGGCGTCGCTCCTCGATTAACCGCCGTCGACCGCAGCAGCGTGTACACCTCCCTCGCCGTCGCCGGTTGTTGTACCGTGGAGCCCGTACGGCTGCCGCCGCGATGGTTCGTCGGAGCAGCCCTTTGGCTTCAAAGACAAGTCTTCGATTTTACCCCACTACACGATTATGATTGGTATTCCTAGTTTTTTGGAGAGTCGAGCATGTGGCAGATTTACAAATGAACTTATGCTTAGAGTTATAAGTTAATTTGTCGTTTGTAGGGGATGATTCGACATTATTTGGAGGAAGCTTGTGTAAATATGAGGTTTCTTCGAGGaaatcgggtttataggctactttgcctttaaaataacgtaaatgtactcattttgttatctattccataaatgggaaaaacgccactctcgttggcgtgttttaagtgaaaacgccacccgtattggcgttttacaaCGTATGTGTCGTCGTATGGCATGTACGTTGAAAAACGCCAACGTGGTTGGCGTTTGAACGAAAAACGCCAATCCCACTGGCGTATTTCAAAAAACGCCAATTCGGGTGGCGTTTTTCATGCCTTCCGCCTtgaaaaaaaggccaaaaattatCCCAAGTTAAACACGCCAATGGGATTGGCGAAACATTGGCGTGTTTCAACCTTTCGTTCAGGCAAACTTTCATtcaggcatttcatcaaacacttggAGGGCAAACTTTCGTtcaggcatttcatcaaacacttgAAACACGCCAATCCCATTGGCGTGTATAACTTGGGataatttttggcctttttttcaCGGCGGAAGGCATGAAAAACGCCACCCGAATTGGCGTTTTTTGAAACACGCCAGTGGGATTGGCCTTTTTCGTTCAAACGCCGACGTGTCAACGTACATGCAATACGACGACACATACGttgtaaaacgccaatacgggtggcgttttcacttaaaacacgccaatgagagtggcgtttttcccatttatggaatagataacaaaatgggtacatttacgttattttaaaggcaaagtagcctataaacccgatttCCTCAGGTTTCTTCCTTATGTTATGTGTATTTGCTAACTACTAATTTCGATGAATAAGCAGTGGCATGCTGCCTTCAAATTCTAGTGTCTCCACATTGATGAACTTGTTGGTTAAATGCATTACTTGTAGTTTCAAGCTACTAACTTATGTAACCAAGCATGCTGCCCTTTTGAACACTCTATTGTGAAGGTTGATAATGCTCTTGAAATCTAACATGTGGTGATTCCTAGTATAAGGTGTGACTATAATGACATGGTTCATGTTTGAGTTGGAGAGAAAACGGTGGAGGTTACCTTCTTTGCACTACTCTGATTCCTCCTTCTAGTCTCATTCTCTCTCACTCTTTAACTCACtaatttgcaatgatatgtggTGGTGAGGGAGGCAAGGCCTAGGGGatacaacatatatatatatatagggcaTGTGTAACTGAAAGCCTGCAAGGCTGATTGTGTGTGCAGGGAAAGGGGTCCCTAGTTGATTATATGTTGGCTGTTCTCCTGCAATAGTACAGGGCGTGTACTCGTGAAAATAAATGCAATTGTATCCTCATTTGTTACCCTACTGCAGTGGCCTCAGTTTCTCTGTCTCTTGCAGCGTTCTCACGAGTTTTTATGCGATTTTGCAGGTGTAACAGCTCTGCAACTGGACATGGGCTGGGGAGTGCAGGCTGCCCCTTTTGGTAAGTCTTTTCTACTTCTCCCAAAAAAGCTCCGTTGCCCCTTTCCTCTTCCTATGGAACATGTATTCTTTTGATATTGTTTGCTAGTTTTTATACTTAGATTGCTTTAATTGATGTGGTCTTGTATTGTAGACCTTGGAGAGGAATAGCCTATCTCGCGTCTTGAAAACTTGAAAATTCTCGGTCCAACGCCCGCTCCGGACACGGGTCGTGAAGTGTGGCTTGGCTCGAAGGAGAGGCCCACGTTTTTCCTATTTGTATACCCTCACTTGTAAACATAGTTACTTAGGTATATGTAATAGATTTTGTTAGAACCAAAACCTTAACTCTTAGTTTTTTTCTTGTGTAATCTAAGTTATTTTCTTTATACTATTTCTTGTGTAAGCTAAGACATAGCTTGTAGTACTACCACGTTCGGAATAAACGAACGCAAACTCATTCTTACTCGAACCTTGCTTGTTCCCTTTATTTCTGGATCTATGTTAGCCATTATTCGTGCAAAAACCTAACATATGAATCGTATATTTCCTCAAAATTAAGGTAATTAGGGAAAGACATTCGCTTCatagttttaaattattttataatgttAAGGCAATTAAGTCGTAGTCATTACAGCagcttaataaaaaaataatctgaAATGTTAACAAACCCACTTTTGCAAAGAAAGAACACAACCTAATCAAAGATAATCGAAATGTCGACCAATTAACTTTTGCAAAGAAGGAACCACAACTTAATCAAAGATAATCATAAATGTCGACAAACCCTAAAGAACCACAAATGTATACCAAACATAATCAAAGATAATTCACACTACCATATGTTCAACGATCAGATGTAACTCATGTCCAGGGGTGTTGGG is part of the Salvia splendens isolate huo1 chromosome 6, SspV2, whole genome shotgun sequence genome and encodes:
- the LOC121806490 gene encoding uncharacterized protein LOC121806490, coding for MHAKTDSEVTSLAPSSPDNRPPVYYVQSPSRDSHDGEKTTTSFHSTPVLGSPMGSPPRSHSSVGHHSRESSTSRFSGSLKPGSRKVSPNDVGSGARGPRKGGQANWKDCDVIEEEGLLEDEESRKGLPRRCYFLAFVVGFFVLFSFFALILWGASKPQKPKITMKSIAFERFMVQAGSDSTGVSTDMISVNSTVKLTYRNTGTFFGVHVTSTPVALTYSQLTIGSGTVKKFYQSRKSQRHMVVTVLGDKIPLYGSGASLSTSTGITTLPVPLKLEFTVRSRASVLGKLVRPKFYKKIECPIIYDVKKLNVPISLKNCTYS